In Drosophila nasuta strain 15112-1781.00 chromosome 2R, ASM2355853v1, whole genome shotgun sequence, a single genomic region encodes these proteins:
- the LOC132784210 gene encoding CUE domain-containing protein 2, whose amino-acid sequence MTNLEKQHEMVKRSLVQFVSAHIPGADFSVVDEIVLSYIISILEEASQDPCFDVEGFVEMMGAYFEEFSTIDQGVICEWIYKLANELTETEKNQGNHNSINLSLNSLTLSSIIPESKLRARNSSISEKDELSSNNSSNSGGGSSSKRSQHLSETSDGGSTDSSSSTCDYFLDEAEVLQEMFPDTAYVEIKHCIAISKGDIDGATQILLHRQETNQSLTDKSHTLVIKKNIVVDDNELKNRIIARYSYVDKNATQREYKPVVPKMEPRKLVRYRDNKIVSLKGERYTEVKRDEDAELKKPKKQIQP is encoded by the exons ATGACCAATTTGGAGAAGCAACATGAGATGGTGAAGCGAAGTCTAGTGCAATTTGTCAGCGCCCATATTCCAGGCGCCGACTTTAGCGTTGTGGACGAGATTGTTCTATCCTATATCATTTCCATACTCGAGGAGGCTTCGCAGGACCCATGTTTCGATGTCGAGGGTTTTGTAGAGATGATGGGCGCCTATTTTGAGGAGTTTTCCACCATTGATCAGGGCGTTATATGTGAATGGATCTACAAGCTGGCTAACGAGCTAACCGAAACCGAAAAGAATCAAGGAAATCACAATTCCATCAACTTATCGCTTAA CTCGTTGACTCTATCGAGCATTATACCAGAGTCCAAATTGCGTGCACGCAACTCTTCAATATCCGAGAAAGATGAGCTCTCTtcgaacaacagcagcaacagtggcggcggaagcagcagcaagcgaTCCCAGCACTTGTCGGAGACTAGCGATGGCGGCTCCACTGACAGCTCCAGCTCCACTTGCGATTACTTTTTGGATGAGGCCGAGGTGTTGCAGGAAATGTTCCCAGATACCGCTTACGTGGAG ATAAAGCACTGCATTGCCATCTCGAAGGGCGATATTGATGGTGCCACTCAGATTCTATTGCATCGTCAGGAGACTAATCAGAGTTTGACCGACAAGTCACACACTTTGGTTATCAAGAAGAACATTGTTGTGGACGATAATGAGCTTAAAAATCGCATAATTGCCAG ATATTCTTACGTTGACAAAAATGCTACACAGCGGGAGTATAAGCCGGTGGTTCCAAAAATGGAGCCACGTAAACTTGTGCGCTATCGGGACAACAAGATTGTGTCGCTTAAGGGCGAGCGTTACACCGAAGTCAAGCGTGACGAAGATGCTGAGTTAAAAAAACCCAAGAAGCAGATTCAACCGTAA
- the LOC132784209 gene encoding transcriptional adapter 2B isoform X2, whose amino-acid sequence MTTIADLFTKYNCTNCQDDIQGIRVHCAECENFDLCLQCFSMGAEIGAHVNNHAYQFMDTGTSILSVFRGKGAWTAREEIRLLDAIEQYGFGNWEDISKHIETKSGEDAKEEYVNKFVNGTIGKATWTPAQSQRPLLLDRTEDDTGPLGANALARLPPLEISNEEAMQLGYMPNRDSFEREYDPTAEQLISTITHSSEDVEIDVMLKLAHVDIYTRRLRERARRKRMVRDYQLVSNFFRNRNYALHPGLSKEQKEFRDRFRVFAQFYSSNEYERLLGSLEREKELRIRQSELYRYRYNGITKIDDCRHFEQHAAMATHRSTGPYGHGKTLLCIINAPNSQRLNGCIRQCLTTGQHTALQWKSSAAKLFLALPASESQKSRTVKRRRGKFKFNRTKKHAPHRRPDLLRRIIAQQKLLG is encoded by the exons ATGACGACAATTGCGGATCTtttcacaaaatataattgcaCAAATTGCCAAGATGATATTCAAGGCATACGTGTTCATTGTGCTGAATGCGAAAATTTCGACCTGTGCCTGCAA TGCTTTTCAATGGGCGCCGAGATTGGCGCACATGTAAACAACCATGCATATCAGTTTATGGACACCGGCACTTCGATTCTGAGCGTGTTTCGCGGCAAAGGCGCTTGGACAGCTCGTGAGGAGATTCGATTGCTCGATGCCATTGAACAGTATGGCTTTGGTAACTGGGAGGACATTAGCAAACACATTGAGACCAAATCTGGTGAGGATGCCAAGGAGGAGTATGTAAATAAGTTTGTAAATGGCACCATCGGAAAGGCAACATGGACACCGGCGCAATCACAACGTCCACTACTTCTGGATCGCACCGAAGATGACACTGGGCCACTGGGCGCCAATGCATTGGCCCGCCTACCGCCACTGGAGATCAGCAATGAAGAGGCCATGCAACTCGGATATATGCCCAATCGTGATAGTTTTGAGCGTGAATACGATCCCACGGCGGAGCAGCTGATCTCCACAATAACGCATAGTTCGGAGGATGTGGAAATCGATGTGATGCTTAAGTTGGCCCACGTCGACATCTACACACGCAGACTGCGGGAACGCGCTCGTCGTAAAAGAATGGTGCGCGACTATCAACTGGTGTCGAATTTCTTTCGCAATCGCAACTATGCTCTGCATCCGGGATTGAGCAAGGAGCAGAAGGAGTTCCGGGATCGTTTTCGCGTCTTTGCACAGTTCTATTCGAGCAATGAGTACGAGCGTTTGCTCGGCTCACTAGAGCGCGAGAAGGAGTTACGTATTCGACAGTCGGAGCTGTATCGTTACCGCTACAATGGCATCACCAAGATCGATGACTGCAGGCACTTTGAGCAGCATGCGGCGATGGCAACGCATCGTTCCACAGGACCGTATGGCCATGGCAAGACT CTCCTTTGTATTATCAACGCACCCAACTCGCAGCGTTTGAATGGTTGTATAAGACAATGTTTAACCACAGGACAACACACAGCTTTACAATGGAAGTCTTCGGCCGCTAAGCTCTTCCTTGCACTCCCCGCAAGCGAATCCCAGAAAAGC CGAACCGTTAAGCGGCGCCGAGGCAAGTTCAAGTTCAATCGCACCAAGAAGCATGCACCACATCGGCGACCCGACTTGCTCCGGCGCATTATTGCCCAGCAGAAACTACTTGGATAG
- the LOC132784209 gene encoding transcriptional adapter 2B isoform X1, giving the protein MTTIADLFTKYNCTNCQDDIQGIRVHCAECENFDLCLQCFSMGAEIGAHVNNHAYQFMDTGTSILSVFRGKGAWTAREEIRLLDAIEQYGFGNWEDISKHIETKSGEDAKEEYVNKFVNGTIGKATWTPAQSQRPLLLDRTEDDTGPLGANALARLPPLEISNEEAMQLGYMPNRDSFEREYDPTAEQLISTITHSSEDVEIDVMLKLAHVDIYTRRLRERARRKRMVRDYQLVSNFFRNRNYALHPGLSKEQKEFRDRFRVFAQFYSSNEYERLLGSLEREKELRIRQSELYRYRYNGITKIDDCRHFEQHAAMATHRSTGPYGHGKTDNTQLYNGSLRPLSSSLHSPQANPRKAEPLSGAEASSSSIAPRSMHHIGDPTCSGALLPSRNYLDSYRTSSAATTTMLPTTMSNMGMGIGMGMGMTMDSAITATAATSTATMTAAQANLPQSTAAAAAAAKSNNNQQLQQQLLQGGVKQQQQQQFQQSEHAAGSSNSPEEQPVSMSYVLRTQLEELKRLPQPLGSNLLTNNELDVCKKHNITPTTYLSLKTVCLSGAPSLGSPMETSLRKFFIKCGWLSH; this is encoded by the exons ATGACGACAATTGCGGATCTtttcacaaaatataattgcaCAAATTGCCAAGATGATATTCAAGGCATACGTGTTCATTGTGCTGAATGCGAAAATTTCGACCTGTGCCTGCAA TGCTTTTCAATGGGCGCCGAGATTGGCGCACATGTAAACAACCATGCATATCAGTTTATGGACACCGGCACTTCGATTCTGAGCGTGTTTCGCGGCAAAGGCGCTTGGACAGCTCGTGAGGAGATTCGATTGCTCGATGCCATTGAACAGTATGGCTTTGGTAACTGGGAGGACATTAGCAAACACATTGAGACCAAATCTGGTGAGGATGCCAAGGAGGAGTATGTAAATAAGTTTGTAAATGGCACCATCGGAAAGGCAACATGGACACCGGCGCAATCACAACGTCCACTACTTCTGGATCGCACCGAAGATGACACTGGGCCACTGGGCGCCAATGCATTGGCCCGCCTACCGCCACTGGAGATCAGCAATGAAGAGGCCATGCAACTCGGATATATGCCCAATCGTGATAGTTTTGAGCGTGAATACGATCCCACGGCGGAGCAGCTGATCTCCACAATAACGCATAGTTCGGAGGATGTGGAAATCGATGTGATGCTTAAGTTGGCCCACGTCGACATCTACACACGCAGACTGCGGGAACGCGCTCGTCGTAAAAGAATGGTGCGCGACTATCAACTGGTGTCGAATTTCTTTCGCAATCGCAACTATGCTCTGCATCCGGGATTGAGCAAGGAGCAGAAGGAGTTCCGGGATCGTTTTCGCGTCTTTGCACAGTTCTATTCGAGCAATGAGTACGAGCGTTTGCTCGGCTCACTAGAGCGCGAGAAGGAGTTACGTATTCGACAGTCGGAGCTGTATCGTTACCGCTACAATGGCATCACCAAGATCGATGACTGCAGGCACTTTGAGCAGCATGCGGCGATGGCAACGCATCGTTCCACAGGACCGTATGGCCATGGCAAGACT GACAACACACAGCTTTACAATGGAAGTCTTCGGCCGCTAAGCTCTTCCTTGCACTCCCCGCAAGCGAATCCCAGAAAAGC CGAACCGTTAAGCGGCGCCGAGGCAAGTTCAAGTTCAATCGCACCAAGAAGCATGCACCACATCGGCGACCCGACTTGCTCCGGCGCATTATTGCCCAGCAGAAACTACTTGGATAGCTATCGGACATCGTCGGCAGCTACGACAACGATGCTGCCGACGACCATGTCGAACATGGGGATGGGAATCGGGATGGGCATGGGAATGACGATGGACTCGGCAATAACAGCGACTGCAGCGACTTCCACGGCTACGATGACGGCAGCACAGGCGAACCTGCCGCAGtccactgcagcagcagcagcagcagcgaagagcaacaacaaccaacaacttcagcagcagctgctgcaaggCGGCgtaaagcaacagcagcaacaacagttccAGCAAAGCGAACACGCCGCCGGCAGCTCTAATTCGCCAGAGGAACAGCCCGTTAGCATGAGTTACGTGCTGCGTACACAGCTCGAAGAGCTAAAGCGTCTCCCGCAGCCCCTTGGCAGCAATCTGCTGACTAACAATGAGCTAGATGTTTGCAAGAAGCACAATATAACGCCCACAACATATTTGTCGTTAAAAACCGTCTGTCTAAGCGGTGCTCCATCGTTGGGCAGTCCAATGGAGACGTCGTTGCGCAAATTCTTCATAAAATGCGGCTGGCTGAGCCACTAA